TTATCGGGATGCTTGTCTGAAGTTGCTGGATAAACAAACCCTGAAAAAGGGTGGTTTGGCGGTGGATGTCGATCCGCGTCCCGGCGAGCAGCATTCCTACCCAGCTCCCAAAAAAGACTTGTTGGCGCAGGCCATCGGCAAGAAAACCAAAACCGTCGTCGATGGCACCACAGGCTGGGCCCAAGATAGCTTGGCGCTATTTCGCATGGGTTATCAACTGACCTGCATCGAGCGCTCGCCGGTGATGGCCGAGCTGATTGCCGATGGTTTTCAGCGTCTGGCGCGGAAGGATTGGGTGCTAAACCGGCAGTTGCAAACGCCCGAGTTAATGGTTGGAAATGCCATCGAATTACTGGCGGGTTTATCGGAAACACCGGATTGCATTTATCTGGACCCGATGTTTCCAGCCAAGCGCAAGCAAACCGCGGCAACCCGGAAATCGATGGCCATACTGCGCGATATATTGGGGGACGACCTGGATAGGGCGGAATTGTTCGCGACGGCTTGGCAAGCTACCGGCAAGCGGGTGGTAGTGAAAAGCCCCGACTATGCGGAGCCGCTGGGCGGCAAGCCTAGCGAAACTTATCAGGGTAAATTGCTTAGATACGATGTTTATCTGAAATGACTTTGCAGACGAAACTTAAACCCAAACGAGGCAAGCATGAGTGATTGGATAGATGTGGTGGCCGAATCGGCACTGGCAAACGGGGAGCATGTGCTGGTGGATGTCGATGGTACCGATGTGGCGGTTTTTAAAATCGATGGACAGTGTTATGCGATCGAAGACGTGTGCAGCCATGACGGCGCTGAAATCGCC
The window above is part of the Methylomonas sp. ZR1 genome. Proteins encoded here:
- a CDS encoding class I SAM-dependent methyltransferase; translation: MSEQGAVVYADDSVLSASQALAERLGWPLLALQSLPAELPQTFFLCYRDACLKLLDKQTLKKGGLAVDVDPRPGEQHSYPAPKKDLLAQAIGKKTKTVVDGTTGWAQDSLALFRMGYQLTCIERSPVMAELIADGFQRLARKDWVLNRQLQTPELMVGNAIELLAGLSETPDCIYLDPMFPAKRKQTAATRKSMAILRDILGDDLDRAELFATAWQATGKRVVVKSPDYAEPLGGKPSETYQGKLLRYDVYLK
- a CDS encoding non-heme iron oxygenase ferredoxin subunit, producing MSDWIDVVAESALANGEHVLVDVDGTDVAVFKIDGQCYAIEDVCSHDGAEIASGELDGDEIVCPRHGARFCVKTGAVKCAPAYEDVATFAVRIVDGRIQVENPN